In a genomic window of Lacrimispora sp. BS-2:
- a CDS encoding heparinase II/III family protein has translation MITELTNEQKKPLSCFSPFPHASDRNSWDSLPKDLTGRLIKNGETYLNFDYPSLAAADYMEFTRNGNRSRFQDKLFLRRTALNSLVLAECAEYKGRFLDDIINGLYLICEENAWQLPAHNSYIRDTPPFILPDVTRPVIDLFAAETASVLAVAEYLLRQELDSVTPFLSKMINKNLEERIFTPYLNEHFWWMGDGVSPMNNWTVWCTQNVLLSAFTRELPQIKKEEIFKKACKSIDYFLAEYGEDGCCDEGAQYYRHAGLCLFNCLEVLNGISDNAFLPAYEIEKIKNIASYILTAHIHDVYYVNFADCSPIAGRCGAREFLFGKRTKNEELMSFAAEDYQSSEDPLTLEEHNLFYRLQTVFTHREMTSFAKSPIVHRDFWYESVGLFIARDDHLYLAVKAGDNNDSHNHNDTGSFTIYKDGKPMFIDIGVETYTKKTFSKDRYDIWTMQSRYHNLPTFFDGETQIMQKDGADYRAENVVHQLGDSVCRISMDLGAAYPDERIRSYTRNAVLEKGKEITISDHYEGDLPSPVLSLMFYEEPIVKEDTVQIGDLGSLLIEGASRIQKEVIPIIDERLKNSWKHDVYRLLITMENKNLTLRIQ, from the coding sequence ATGATTACAGAACTTACAAATGAACAAAAGAAACCTTTATCCTGTTTTTCACCCTTTCCCCATGCCTCAGACCGGAATTCCTGGGATTCACTGCCAAAGGATCTGACAGGACGTCTCATAAAAAACGGAGAAACTTATCTAAATTTTGATTACCCTTCTTTAGCTGCCGCAGATTACATGGAGTTTACCAGAAATGGAAACAGAAGCCGTTTTCAGGATAAGCTGTTTTTAAGAAGAACCGCCCTTAATTCCCTGGTCCTGGCTGAATGCGCGGAATATAAGGGACGCTTTCTTGATGATATCATCAACGGGCTTTATCTGATATGTGAGGAAAACGCATGGCAGCTTCCTGCCCATAACTCCTACATCCGCGACACACCTCCCTTTATCCTTCCTGATGTCACCCGCCCTGTCATTGATCTGTTTGCAGCGGAAACGGCCTCTGTACTGGCCGTGGCAGAGTATCTTTTAAGGCAGGAGCTTGATTCCGTCACCCCCTTCCTCTCAAAGATGATCAATAAAAACCTTGAGGAACGGATTTTTACCCCTTATCTTAACGAACACTTCTGGTGGATGGGCGACGGGGTCAGCCCCATGAACAACTGGACTGTCTGGTGCACCCAGAATGTGCTTCTCTCCGCCTTTACAAGAGAACTTCCACAGATCAAAAAGGAGGAAATATTTAAAAAGGCGTGCAAAAGCATTGACTATTTTCTGGCGGAGTATGGGGAAGACGGCTGCTGCGATGAAGGTGCCCAGTACTACCGCCACGCAGGATTATGTCTGTTCAACTGCCTTGAGGTTTTAAATGGAATTTCAGACAACGCCTTTCTTCCTGCATACGAAATCGAAAAAATCAAAAACATAGCCTCCTACATCCTGACCGCCCATATTCATGATGTCTATTACGTGAATTTTGCCGACTGCTCTCCCATTGCCGGACGGTGCGGAGCCAGGGAATTCCTCTTTGGCAAGCGGACGAAAAATGAGGAGCTTATGTCCTTTGCTGCAGAAGATTACCAAAGCAGCGAGGATCCCTTAACCCTAGAAGAACATAACCTGTTTTACCGTTTACAGACCGTCTTTACCCACAGGGAAATGACTTCCTTTGCCAAATCTCCCATTGTCCACCGGGATTTCTGGTATGAAAGCGTGGGACTTTTCATAGCAAGAGATGATCATCTTTATCTGGCCGTAAAAGCCGGGGATAATAACGACAGCCATAACCATAACGACACAGGAAGCTTTACCATTTACAAGGATGGGAAACCCATGTTTATCGACATTGGGGTGGAAACGTATACAAAAAAAACCTTTTCAAAAGACCGCTATGACATCTGGACCATGCAGTCCCGGTATCATAACCTGCCAACCTTTTTTGACGGAGAGACCCAGATCATGCAAAAGGATGGAGCCGATTACCGGGCGGAAAACGTGGTCCATCAATTAGGAGACTCAGTCTGCCGGATTTCCATGGACTTAGGGGCAGCTTATCCGGATGAACGGATCAGATCCTATACCAGGAACGCTGTACTGGAAAAGGGAAAAGAAATCACAATATCCGATCATTACGAAGGAGATCTCCCATCCCCTGTATTATCCCTTATGTTTTACGAGGAGCCTATTGTAAAGGAAGATACCGTGCAGATCGGAGATTTGGGCAGTCTTCTCATTGAAGGTGCATCGAGGATACAAAAAGAAGTAATTCCAATTATTGATGAACGTTTGAAAAATTCATGGAAACATGATGTATACCGGTTACTGATCACCATGGAAAACAAAAATCTGACCTTAAGAATCCAATAA
- a CDS encoding DUF4489 domain-containing protein, whose product MNDLDMRICECECDECEDCTCNCTCERPRKHLKPNRTILKCGSQGGVTLPALTVAGAAFTVATVNVDSKGLKNPCIKFEFASNIVTTGAVISLNFQVFKQCKGILTPIPVGPIWTFSRLVAITDGNTFSFFVCDCDVCNDDCCTYSVVATVAGVATVGVTAINNATLSAIIVDNDC is encoded by the coding sequence ATGAATGATCTTGATATGAGAATATGTGAATGCGAATGTGATGAATGTGAGGACTGTACGTGTAACTGCACATGCGAACGGCCCAGAAAGCACTTAAAACCCAACAGAACAATATTAAAATGCGGCAGTCAGGGTGGAGTAACTCTACCTGCATTAACAGTTGCAGGTGCTGCGTTTACTGTGGCTACTGTAAACGTAGATTCCAAAGGTTTAAAAAACCCGTGCATTAAATTTGAATTTGCAAGTAATATTGTAACAACCGGTGCTGTTATCTCCCTGAATTTCCAGGTATTCAAACAGTGCAAAGGCATATTGACTCCTATTCCAGTAGGACCAATCTGGACTTTCTCACGGCTTGTAGCTATTACTGATGGCAACACCTTCTCCTTCTTCGTTTGCGATTGCGATGTGTGCAACGATGACTGCTGCACTTACAGTGTAGTTGCTACGGTTGCCGGCGTTGCTACAGTTGGTGTTACTGCCATTAACAATGCAACTCTTTCCGCAATTATCGTAGATAACGACTGTTAA
- a CDS encoding DUF4489 domain-containing protein, whose amino-acid sequence MSCRPNCPYRSTANRNPQPIQSTQPKNLDQSQCLQNNQKSSCDSPPANQVLIKSSAAGGIILPEHTDKNATYNVASVNIDTFSYRNFLIHFNFSCNILTINARMHLKFQLFKQGNDQTAQTPVSSSLVYSRNENSKETNTFSFMAYDHDSIGYKCCNYSVYVEIMGFDTMGTIMITNPVLIASIIENNSGIV is encoded by the coding sequence ATGTCATGCCGTCCCAATTGTCCATATCGCAGTACAGCCAATAGGAATCCACAGCCTATCCAGTCTACCCAGCCCAAAAACCTTGACCAAAGCCAGTGTTTACAAAATAATCAGAAGAGTTCCTGCGATTCACCTCCTGCAAACCAGGTTTTAATAAAGAGTTCTGCTGCGGGAGGAATCATTTTACCCGAACATACAGACAAAAACGCTACATATAACGTAGCTTCAGTTAATATAGATACTTTCAGCTACAGGAACTTTTTAATTCATTTTAATTTTTCCTGTAATATCCTTACCATCAACGCCCGTATGCATCTCAAGTTTCAACTGTTTAAACAAGGAAACGATCAGACGGCTCAGACTCCTGTCAGTTCCAGCCTGGTTTACAGCCGAAATGAGAATAGCAAAGAAACAAATACCTTTTCTTTCATGGCATATGATCATGACTCCATAGGGTACAAATGCTGCAATTACAGTGTATATGTTGAAATTATGGGCTTTGATACCATGGGCACCATTATGATTACAAATCCAGTTCTCATTGCATCTATCATTGAAAATAATAGTGGAATTGTTTAG
- a CDS encoding collagen-like protein, producing MNNYRNWDENRCSDGCGCCGSAGSHEFRCCVGPTGPQGPRGCPGPQGPRGPQGPTGPQGPRGPQGPTGPQGPRGPQGPTGSQGPQGPQGPAGPQGPVGPQGPQGIQGPTGPTGATGATGAQGPQGPTGPTGATGAQGPQGPQGPQGPQGPQGPQGPTGATGAQGPQGPQGPTGPTGATGATGATGAQGPQGPQGPTGPTGATGATGATGAQGPQGPQGPTGPTGATGATGATGAQGPQGPTGPTGATGATGAQGPQGPQGPTGPTGATGATGAQGPQGPTGPTGATGATGAQGPQGPQGPTGPTGATGAQGPQGPTGPTGATGATGAQGPQGPTGPTGATGATGAQGPQGPTGPTGATGATGAQGPQGPTGPTGATGATGAQGPTGPTGPQGPQGPQGIQGPVGPTGPTGPAGATGATGATGAQGPTGPQGPQGATGATGATGATGAQGPIGPTGPQGPQGPVGPTGPTGATGAQGPTGPIGPPGPFTQLRGFDLQFTGGTSVANGSPVIFNTILNNQSLNIAYNTSTGVATLNAEQNYYVSWWVSTESAGSSNYVEFSLQINGSSGISSSSPIVRGQLSGVALITVGAIPSTIALVNTTGQTVTYGATPVIAHMVIFEVSQ from the coding sequence ATGAATAATTATAGAAATTGGGATGAAAATCGCTGCTCTGACGGATGCGGTTGCTGCGGCTCAGCAGGATCGCACGAGTTCAGATGCTGCGTTGGACCTACTGGGCCTCAAGGGCCTAGAGGCTGCCCAGGACCACAAGGACCCAGAGGGCCTCAGGGACCGACTGGACCTCAGGGACCTAGAGGGCCTCAGGGACCGACTGGACCTCAGGGACCTAGAGGGCCTCAGGGACCGACTGGATCTCAGGGACCACAAGGACCTCAGGGACCTGCTGGACCTCAGGGACCTGTTGGACCTCAGGGGCCTCAGGGAATACAAGGACCGACTGGACCGACTGGTGCTACCGGTGCGACTGGTGCTCAAGGACCTCAAGGACCTACCGGACCAACTGGTGCTACTGGTGCACAAGGACCTCAAGGGCCTCAAGGACCTCAAGGGCCTCAAGGACCTCAAGGGCCTCAGGGACCTACCGGCGCGACTGGCGCTCAAGGACCTCAGGGACCACAAGGACCTACCGGACCTACTGGCGCTACTGGCGCGACCGGTGCTACTGGCGCTCAAGGACCTCAGGGACCACAAGGACCTACCGGACCAACTGGCGCGACCGGTGCCACCGGTGCGACTGGTGCTCAAGGACCTCAGGGGCCTCAAGGACCTACCGGACCAACTGGCGCGACCGGTGCCACCGGTGCGACTGGTGCTCAAGGACCTCAGGGACCTACCGGGCCAACTGGCGCGACCGGCGCGACTGGTGCTCAAGGACCTCAGGGACCTCAAGGGCCTACCGGACCGACCGGCGCAACTGGCGCAACTGGTGCTCAAGGACCTCAGGGACCTACCGGACCTACCGGCGCGACCGGCGCGACTGGTGCTCAAGGACCTCAGGGACCTCAAGGGCCTACCGGACCGACCGGTGCGACTGGTGCTCAAGGACCTCAGGGACCTACCGGACCTACTGGCGCGACCGGCGCGACTGGTGCTCAAGGACCTCAGGGACCTACCGGACCTACTGGCGCGACCGGCGCAACCGGTGCTCAAGGACCTCAGGGACCTACCGGACCTACTGGCGCGACCGGCGCGACTGGTGCTCAAGGACCTCAGGGACCTACCGGGCCAACTGGCGCGACCGGCGCGACTGGTGCACAAGGACCTACTGGGCCGACTGGACCTCAGGGACCTCAGGGACCGCAGGGAATTCAAGGACCTGTTGGACCTACTGGACCAACTGGGCCTGCCGGTGCTACAGGTGCGACCGGCGCGACCGGCGCTCAGGGACCGACTGGGCCTCAGGGACCGCAAGGGGCCACTGGCGCAACTGGCGCAACTGGCGCAACTGGCGCTCAAGGACCTATTGGGCCGACCGGACCTCAGGGACCGCAAGGACCTGTTGGACCTACTGGGCCTACCGGTGCTACCGGTGCCCAGGGACCTACCGGACCTATTGGCCCTCCAGGACCATTTACCCAATTACGGGGATTTGACCTGCAATTCACTGGAGGTACCTCAGTGGCAAATGGAAGCCCTGTTATATTTAATACCATTTTAAACAACCAGAGTCTTAATATCGCTTATAACACATCAACAGGTGTTGCAACACTTAATGCAGAACAAAATTACTATGTATCCTGGTGGGTATCCACAGAAAGTGCAGGCTCATCTAATTATGTAGAATTTTCATTACAGATAAATGGAAGCAGTGGTATATCTTCAAGCTCGCCGATCGTCAGAGGCCAGTTAAGCGGAGTCGCCTTAATTACTGTGGGCGCAATCCCATCCACGATTGCACTCGTTAACACAACCGGGCAGACCGTAACATACGGTGCGACCCCAGTTATTGCACACATGGTTATTTTTGAAGTATCTCAATAG
- a CDS encoding helix-turn-helix domain-containing protein — translation MSRQRTIEKIMESEYVSIGELVRLTNVRYSTLKFYTEEGMLPFEQAEMNLTRRFKRVEAITRIEEIREMRQNGKTIPQIKEMLQESAKG, via the coding sequence ATGTCAAGGCAACGAACAATTGAAAAAATAATGGAATCAGAATATGTATCAATTGGAGAATTGGTGCGGCTAACCAATGTCAGATACAGTACCCTAAAGTTCTATACAGAAGAGGGAATGCTGCCTTTTGAACAGGCAGAAATGAATCTGACCAGGAGATTCAAACGTGTAGAAGCAATTACTCGCATTGAGGAAATAAGGGAAATGCGTCAGAACGGAAAAACCATACCGCAGATAAAGGAAATGCTTCAGGAATCTGCGAAAGGCTAA
- the cls gene encoding cardiolipin synthase — protein sequence MKQIRRMLRIIFGRTTFAVVSLIVQVAILFTAYRFLSRYLAYFYGGFALLGAFVIIYILNKEENPSFKLAWMVPIAAIPVFGTLFYLFVELQIVGKLANKRLRANIENTETYLAQSPKVMEDLSRISRRNANLAYYIKNSGHYPAYKNTNVQYFPLGETMFKEMKKELEGAKRFIFMEFFILERGEMWDAILEILERKAKEGVEVRFMYDGMCSLALLPFSYPKELHAKGINAKMFSPIKPAFTTYQNNRDHRKILVVDGLTAFTGGVNLADEYINRRVRFGHWKDTGVMLKGDAVTSFTMMFLQMWNIFEKVPEDYGKYLKDPEYFYPLELSMDGFVIPYGDSPLDQESVGKQVYLDIINSARHYVHIMTPYLILDYEMVQALTFAAKRGVEVVIIMPGIPDKIYAFLLARSHYGELIRAGVQIYEYIPGFIHAKVYASDDIKAVVGTINMDFRSLYLHFECAVYLYRNEVIRDIQRDFHDTLAQCRRITMEDCRSYPWYEVFAGRALRLFAPLM from the coding sequence ATGAAACAGATCAGGAGGATGCTGAGAATTATTTTTGGCCGGACTACGTTTGCGGTCGTTTCTCTTATCGTACAAGTGGCTATTCTTTTTACGGCCTACCGCTTTTTGAGCCGCTACCTTGCCTATTTCTACGGTGGTTTTGCTCTGCTCGGTGCATTTGTTATCATTTATATTCTGAATAAAGAGGAAAATCCCAGCTTTAAGCTGGCCTGGATGGTCCCGATTGCAGCGATTCCTGTGTTTGGAACGCTTTTTTATCTGTTTGTGGAGCTGCAGATTGTGGGAAAGCTGGCAAATAAAAGGCTGCGGGCTAATATAGAAAATACGGAAACCTATCTGGCTCAAAGTCCTAAGGTCATGGAGGATTTGTCCAGAATCAGCAGGCGGAATGCCAATCTGGCTTACTATATCAAAAATTCAGGTCATTACCCGGCATATAAAAACACCAATGTACAGTATTTTCCGCTGGGCGAAACCATGTTTAAAGAGATGAAGAAGGAGCTGGAGGGCGCAAAGCGGTTTATTTTCATGGAATTCTTTATCCTGGAACGAGGGGAAATGTGGGATGCCATATTGGAGATCCTGGAGAGAAAAGCAAAAGAGGGGGTGGAAGTACGGTTCATGTACGATGGGATGTGTTCCCTGGCCCTGCTTCCTTTTAGCTATCCAAAGGAATTACATGCAAAGGGAATTAATGCAAAGATGTTCTCTCCCATTAAGCCTGCATTTACCACTTACCAGAATAACCGGGATCATAGAAAGATATTGGTTGTGGACGGCCTTACGGCTTTTACCGGAGGAGTAAACCTGGCAGATGAATATATCAACCGGCGCGTGCGTTTTGGCCATTGGAAGGATACAGGAGTCATGCTGAAAGGTGATGCCGTTACTAGCTTTACCATGATGTTTCTGCAAATGTGGAACATTTTTGAAAAGGTTCCTGAGGACTATGGGAAATATTTAAAAGATCCGGAATATTTTTATCCCCTGGAGCTGAGCATGGATGGATTTGTGATCCCTTATGGGGACAGTCCCTTAGATCAGGAATCAGTTGGAAAACAGGTATATTTGGATATCATAAATTCTGCAAGGCATTATGTCCACATTATGACGCCTTATCTGATTCTGGATTATGAAATGGTCCAGGCTCTTACTTTTGCCGCCAAGCGGGGAGTGGAGGTCGTTATCATCATGCCTGGGATACCGGATAAAATATATGCGTTCCTGCTTGCAAGGTCTCACTATGGAGAACTGATAAGGGCCGGGGTACAGATTTATGAGTACATACCAGGCTTTATCCATGCCAAGGTATATGCAAGCGATGATATCAAGGCTGTGGTCGGTACCATTAATATGGATTTCAGAAGTCTTTATCTTCATTTTGAATGTGCGGTCTACCTGTATCGGAACGAGGTGATACGGGATATACAAAGGGATTTTCATGACACTCTGGCCCAATGCCGTAGAATCACTATGGAAGATTGCAGAAGTTATCCATGGTATGAGGTGTTTGCAGGGCGGGCGTTGAGATTGTTTGCACCGCTTATGTAG
- a CDS encoding aminotransferase class I/II-fold pyridoxal phosphate-dependent enzyme, translating to MGQNGRSRETVCIQGGWQPKSGDARVLPIFQSTTFKYDDSDKMGRLFDLEDEGYFYTRLANPTNDAVASKICELEGGEAAMLTSSGQAANFYALLNICQEGDHVISSATIYGGSTNLFTVTLKKMGIESTLVDPDSTEEELEKAFKPNTKAVFGETIGNPSLVVLDIEKFARLAHRHGVPLIVDNTFATPINCRPFEWGADIVTHSTTKYMDGHATSVGGCIVDSGNFDWEAHAEQYPGLTTPDESYHGIVYTQKFGKKAYITKATSQLMRDLGAIPSPMNSFLLNLGLETLHLRIPRHCENALKVAQYLNSREDVAWIKYPGLEGDKYYELAKKYMPDGTCGVISFGLKGGREAAVKFMDGLKLAAIVTHVADARTSVLHPASHTHRQLTDEQLIEAGVDPSMIRLSVGIESAEDIMEDIGQALER from the coding sequence ATGGGTCAGAACGGGCGTTCCAGAGAGACGGTTTGCATACAGGGCGGCTGGCAGCCGAAAAGCGGCGATGCCAGGGTGCTTCCGATCTTTCAGAGCACAACATTTAAGTATGATGACAGCGATAAGATGGGAAGGCTGTTTGATTTGGAAGATGAGGGGTATTTTTATACCAGGCTGGCAAATCCTACCAACGATGCGGTGGCTTCTAAAATCTGTGAGCTGGAAGGCGGAGAGGCGGCTATGCTGACTTCTTCCGGACAGGCTGCCAATTTTTATGCGCTGCTTAACATCTGCCAGGAGGGTGACCATGTAATCAGTTCTGCGACGATTTACGGCGGCTCTACCAATCTGTTTACCGTAACCTTAAAAAAGATGGGAATTGAATCCACTCTGGTGGATCCGGATTCTACGGAAGAAGAGCTTGAGAAGGCGTTTAAGCCCAATACAAAAGCAGTATTTGGGGAAACCATCGGCAATCCGTCTCTTGTTGTTCTTGATATTGAGAAGTTTGCCAGGCTTGCACACAGGCACGGCGTTCCTCTGATCGTGGATAATACGTTTGCAACCCCCATTAACTGCCGCCCCTTTGAATGGGGAGCGGATATAGTAACTCATTCTACTACGAAATACATGGATGGACATGCTACCAGCGTAGGCGGCTGTATCGTTGACAGCGGAAATTTTGACTGGGAGGCCCATGCAGAACAATATCCGGGGCTTACCACGCCTGATGAATCCTACCATGGCATTGTATACACCCAAAAGTTTGGTAAAAAAGCTTATATTACGAAAGCAACTTCCCAGTTAATGAGAGATCTGGGAGCTATTCCTTCTCCAATGAACTCCTTCCTTTTAAACCTTGGTCTGGAGACCCTTCATCTTCGGATTCCACGTCATTGTGAAAATGCCTTAAAGGTGGCGCAGTATTTAAACTCCAGGGAAGACGTGGCGTGGATCAAGTATCCGGGACTGGAAGGGGACAAATATTATGAACTGGCAAAAAAATACATGCCTGATGGCACCTGCGGCGTAATCTCCTTTGGTTTAAAGGGAGGGAGGGAAGCTGCGGTTAAATTTATGGATGGATTGAAGCTGGCGGCTATTGTGACTCATGTGGCAGATGCCCGTACTTCTGTTTTGCATCCGGCCAGCCATACCCACAGACAGCTGACTGATGAACAGCTTATTGAAGCCGGGGTTGACCCGTCCATGATCCGTCTGAGTGTTGGCATCGAAAGTGCAGAGGATATTATGGAAGATATTGGGCAGGCATTGGAACGGTAA
- a CDS encoding DUF362 domain-containing protein, with the protein MEKSKVYYTNFHATFRENLPQKLKRLIKTAGMLEQIDFQNKYTAIKIHFGELGNLSFLRPNYAKAVVDLVKSQGGKPFLTDCNTLYVGSRKNALDHLDTAYENGFSPFSTGCHVLIADGLKGTDESLVPINGDYIKEAKIGRAVMDADIFISLTHFKGHESTGFGGALKNIGMGCGSRAGKMEMHNSGKPHVSEETCIGCHACEKNCAHSAISFQNKKASIDHNRCVGCGRCIGVCPVDAVETDFDESNDILNCKIAEYTQAVLEDRPHFHISLVMDVSPYCDCHSENDIPIIPDVGMFASFDPVALDMACADAVNRQPVMAGSILEKRGSHHHDHFKDTHPGTNWKSSIEHGVKIGLGNAEYELITL; encoded by the coding sequence ATGGAAAAATCAAAGGTTTACTATACAAACTTCCATGCTACCTTTCGGGAAAACCTTCCTCAAAAACTCAAAAGACTGATAAAAACCGCCGGAATGCTGGAGCAGATTGATTTTCAGAACAAATATACTGCCATCAAAATACACTTTGGAGAGCTGGGAAACCTGTCTTTTCTCCGTCCCAATTATGCCAAAGCAGTGGTAGACCTTGTAAAATCCCAGGGCGGTAAACCATTTTTAACGGACTGCAACACCCTGTATGTGGGAAGCCGCAAAAATGCCCTGGACCATTTAGATACCGCTTATGAAAACGGCTTTTCCCCCTTCTCAACCGGCTGCCACGTTTTGATTGCCGACGGCTTAAAAGGAACTGACGAAAGCCTGGTTCCCATTAACGGGGATTACATAAAAGAAGCAAAAATCGGACGGGCTGTTATGGATGCTGATATCTTTATTTCTCTTACCCATTTCAAGGGCCATGAGAGCACCGGCTTTGGCGGAGCATTGAAAAACATTGGTATGGGCTGTGGCTCACGGGCAGGAAAGATGGAGATGCATAACTCTGGAAAACCTCATGTAAGCGAAGAAACCTGTATCGGCTGCCATGCCTGTGAAAAGAACTGTGCTCACAGTGCCATCTCTTTCCAGAATAAAAAGGCCTCCATTGACCATAACAGGTGTGTAGGCTGCGGCCGCTGCATCGGAGTCTGTCCTGTGGATGCCGTTGAGACAGACTTTGATGAGTCCAACGACATCCTGAACTGCAAAATAGCAGAATACACCCAGGCAGTTCTTGAAGACCGGCCGCATTTCCACATCAGCCTGGTCATGGATGTATCTCCTTACTGCGACTGCCATTCCGAAAACGATATCCCCATTATCCCTGATGTGGGCATGTTTGCTTCCTTTGACCCGGTTGCTCTGGATATGGCCTGTGCAGATGCCGTGAACCGTCAGCCGGTTATGGCAGGAAGCATACTGGAAAAGCGCGGCAGCCATCACCATGACCATTTTAAAGACACCCATCCTGGCACGAACTGGAAATCCTCCATTGAACATGGGGTGAAAATCGGTCTGGGAAATGCGGAATACGAACTAATTACACTTTAA